The Chryseobacterium aureum genome contains a region encoding:
- a CDS encoding peptidylprolyl isomerase: protein MAILGQIRSKPWLLMGVIALALLAFLVNPDSIDKVFGKNPDVLGKVNGEKITREEFNDQLFVLQQQADQQGRPKNGLEEQAWQLLVQSKLIKQQFEKLGFEMTDDYFWNQIQYDQMFAQNQQFFDEKGNFKTQELKKEIETLKNTNPEGYNQWLKTKKTIEYRLMARQVFTNISAGITTGKKEAEELMKQRDQLADIDFVKVDYAAYLQKTKINVTTQDLADYIKQHPVMFKAEPSRNIGIVYFPSKPSAADDAATLKEITKLYSGGTDASGGTENFQNTKNDSMFVTANSDAPFNPQYVNPSQLPPTIKDQIATAAVGQTFGPYKEQDLYVVSKLVGKRASDSTLSRHILIAFKGSPAGQGVTRTKEQAKKLADSIGAIVKATPAKFTEFLKLSSDPNSAAQGGSLGWTTPETPFVPEFLAYLASNPKGATGVVETQFGYHIINIEDKKSGSMGYKVANLVKAIKPSDATEAETDKKSRKFIQQVQGKSFNDFVNIAKKGNYQFSNPKAAKRFEGQLQGLGTEKDPEILTWAFDKKRTKGDTELFTVDGTGDKIVVYLNGKQEAGLADPESVRDQIEVVVKNKLAAKQIAEKITAAKASNLDQIAKLFAAPKQSAQVNLLNPSVAGAMEPKVAGAAFGVAKGKLSNPVEGGTGVYVLIKKSETVNKQPGDLKQFTESLTQRSAGMFGQAWMKSLQDNADIEDYRIEIWNKLGNQQQ, encoded by the coding sequence ATGGCAATTTTAGGACAGATTAGGAGTAAGCCTTGGCTTTTAATGGGAGTAATAGCCTTAGCGCTTTTGGCGTTCCTGGTGAACCCCGATAGTATCGACAAGGTTTTTGGTAAGAATCCTGATGTTTTAGGAAAAGTAAATGGTGAGAAAATCACCCGCGAAGAGTTCAATGACCAGCTTTTCGTGTTGCAGCAACAGGCTGATCAGCAAGGACGTCCGAAAAACGGTCTTGAAGAGCAGGCTTGGCAGTTACTTGTACAATCTAAACTTATCAAACAACAGTTTGAAAAACTGGGCTTTGAAATGACTGATGATTATTTCTGGAATCAGATCCAGTATGATCAGATGTTTGCTCAGAATCAGCAGTTCTTTGATGAGAAAGGTAATTTTAAAACTCAAGAGCTTAAAAAAGAAATTGAAACATTAAAAAACACCAATCCTGAAGGGTATAACCAATGGTTGAAAACTAAAAAGACTATTGAGTACAGACTGATGGCAAGACAGGTGTTTACCAATATTTCAGCAGGTATCACTACCGGTAAGAAAGAAGCCGAAGAATTGATGAAGCAGAGAGATCAGCTTGCAGATATCGACTTTGTAAAAGTGGACTATGCAGCGTATCTTCAGAAAACAAAGATCAATGTTACTACACAGGATCTTGCTGACTACATCAAGCAGCACCCTGTCATGTTCAAAGCGGAGCCAAGCAGAAATATCGGTATCGTTTATTTTCCATCAAAACCAAGTGCCGCAGATGATGCAGCAACCCTGAAAGAAATTACAAAATTATATTCAGGAGGTACAGATGCGAGTGGAGGTACAGAAAACTTCCAGAATACGAAAAACGACTCTATGTTTGTTACGGCAAACTCTGATGCGCCATTTAACCCACAATATGTGAACCCTTCACAACTGCCTCCAACGATCAAAGATCAGATCGCAACGGCTGCAGTAGGGCAGACTTTTGGTCCTTACAAAGAACAAGACCTGTATGTAGTCTCTAAATTGGTAGGTAAAAGAGCTTCAGACTCTACTTTATCAAGACATATCCTTATTGCATTCAAAGGAAGTCCTGCCGGTCAGGGAGTAACAAGAACCAAAGAGCAGGCTAAGAAATTAGCAGACTCTATCGGAGCTATTGTAAAAGCAACTCCGGCTAAATTCACAGAATTCCTTAAGCTTTCCAGCGATCCGAATTCTGCAGCACAGGGAGGTAGCTTAGGATGGACAACTCCTGAAACACCTTTCGTTCCTGAATTCCTTGCTTATCTTGCAAGCAATCCTAAAGGGGCTACAGGGGTAGTAGAAACGCAGTTCGGTTACCATATCATCAATATTGAAGATAAAAAATCAGGATCTATGGGATATAAGGTTGCTAACCTTGTGAAAGCAATCAAACCTTCAGATGCTACTGAGGCAGAAACCGATAAAAAATCAAGAAAATTCATTCAGCAGGTTCAGGGTAAATCTTTCAATGATTTCGTGAACATTGCGAAGAAAGGAAATTACCAGTTCTCCAATCCTAAAGCTGCAAAAAGATTTGAAGGTCAGCTTCAGGGCTTAGGTACTGAAAAAGATCCCGAGATCCTTACTTGGGCTTTCGATAAGAAAAGAACAAAAGGAGATACTGAGTTATTCACAGTAGACGGAACGGGTGATAAGATAGTAGTATATCTAAACGGAAAACAGGAAGCAGGTCTTGCTGATCCGGAATCTGTAAGAGATCAGATTGAAGTTGTTGTTAAAAACAAACTGGCTGCAAAACAAATCGCTGAGAAAATTACAGCTGCCAAAGCTTCAAACTTAGATCAGATTGCAAAATTATTTGCTGCTCCAAAACAATCCGCTCAGGTAAATCTATTAAATCCTTCTGTAGCAGGTGCTATGGAGCCTAAAGTTGCCGGCGCAGCATTTGGTGTTGCAAAAGGTAAACTTTCCAACCCGGTTGAAGGAGGAACAGGAGTGTATGTTCTGATCAAGAAATCAGAAACAGTAAACAAGCAGCCTGGAGATCTTAAGCAGTTTACGGAGTCTCTTACGCAGAGAAGTGCCGGAATGTTCGGACAGGCTTGGATGAAGAGTCTTCAGGACAATGCAGATATCGAAGATTACAGAATCGAGATCTGGAACAAACTGGGAAATCAGCAACAATAA
- the lon gene encoding endopeptidase La, whose amino-acid sequence MTEFEDMSLEEMISDGFDIVAEEINLSDFAETDKNSEQKIFPILPVRNMVMFPNVVIPITAGRKTSIQLLEEAQKNGDFIGIVSQKNSDMEQPSEKDIYSTGTLAKIIKIIKLPEGNITAITKGFHRFKIKKIIEKQPYFKAEISKLKDTRPKNKDEYEALLENIKDLALKIIELDPNIPNAANFAIKNINNNDDLLNFICTNANFSSIAKQKLLEEKNLMTRANQCYEMMHEDYRKLELRNQIHQKTSKDLDKQQREYFLNQQIRTIQEELGGGPESDVEDLIAKAKTKKWNKEVEEHFQKEISRLQRQNPNSPDYNVQRNYLDFFTDLPWETYTKDIFDIAKAEKVLDKAHFGLEDIKKRILEHMAVLKLKNNMKSPILLLVGPPGVGKTSLGKSIADALGRKYVRLSLGGLHDESEIRGHRKTYIGAMAGRILQSIKKSGTSNPVIVLDEIDKIGQGLHGDPSSALLEVLDPEQNKSFYDNFLEMSYDLSKVMFIATANSLSTIQTPLLDRTEIIQIAGYTLEEKIEIAKRHLIRKQQDENGLDAKSFKLGNPELKHIIEAHTSESGVRTLEKRIAAIARWVALQTALVKEYDPKISIEKVDEILGVPRPKSLSEITGVPGVVTGLAWTSVGGDILYIESILSNGKGALTMTGNLGTVMKESATIALEYIKARHDELGIPQEDLDKKNIHVHVPEGATPKDGPSAGIAMLTSMVSSFKNKKVKPHLAMTGEITLRGKVLPVGGIKEKLLAATRAGIKDVILCEANRKDVEEIKKDYLNDLRVHYVNRMEEVIDIAIEA is encoded by the coding sequence ATGACAGAATTTGAAGATATGAGTTTAGAAGAAATGATCAGCGATGGATTTGATATCGTAGCTGAAGAAATCAATCTTTCCGACTTCGCAGAGACTGATAAAAACTCCGAACAGAAAATATTCCCGATACTTCCCGTAAGAAATATGGTGATGTTCCCTAATGTGGTAATTCCTATTACTGCTGGGAGAAAAACCTCTATACAGCTTCTTGAGGAAGCGCAGAAAAACGGTGATTTCATTGGAATTGTAAGCCAGAAAAATTCGGATATGGAACAACCTTCCGAAAAAGATATTTATTCTACCGGTACTTTGGCAAAGATCATTAAGATCATCAAGCTTCCGGAAGGCAATATTACTGCTATCACTAAAGGTTTCCACCGATTTAAGATTAAAAAAATCATTGAAAAACAACCTTATTTCAAGGCAGAAATTTCAAAATTAAAAGATACACGTCCTAAAAACAAGGATGAGTACGAAGCTTTGCTGGAAAACATCAAAGATCTTGCTCTAAAGATCATTGAATTGGATCCCAATATCCCTAATGCCGCGAATTTTGCGATCAAAAACATCAACAATAATGATGATCTTCTGAATTTCATCTGTACGAATGCCAATTTTTCTTCGATAGCCAAACAAAAGCTCCTTGAAGAGAAAAATCTGATGACAAGAGCAAATCAGTGCTATGAAATGATGCATGAGGACTACAGAAAACTGGAACTGAGAAATCAGATTCATCAGAAAACCTCAAAAGATCTTGACAAACAGCAGAGAGAGTATTTCCTGAACCAGCAGATCAGAACCATTCAGGAGGAACTGGGTGGTGGACCTGAGAGTGATGTGGAAGACTTAATCGCCAAGGCCAAAACTAAAAAATGGAATAAGGAAGTAGAGGAACATTTCCAGAAAGAAATCAGCAGACTTCAACGCCAGAATCCTAATTCTCCGGATTATAATGTACAGAGAAATTACCTGGATTTCTTTACCGATCTTCCCTGGGAAACTTATACAAAAGATATTTTCGATATTGCCAAGGCTGAAAAAGTGCTTGACAAAGCCCACTTCGGTTTGGAAGATATTAAAAAAAGAATCCTGGAACACATGGCTGTTTTAAAACTGAAAAACAACATGAAATCTCCTATCTTATTATTGGTAGGGCCTCCGGGAGTTGGTAAAACTTCATTAGGAAAATCCATTGCAGATGCTTTAGGAAGAAAGTATGTAAGATTATCATTGGGTGGTCTTCATGACGAGAGTGAAATCCGCGGGCACAGAAAAACGTATATCGGTGCTATGGCAGGCCGAATTTTGCAGTCTATTAAAAAATCGGGGACTTCAAACCCGGTAATTGTTCTGGATGAGATTGATAAAATTGGCCAGGGACTTCATGGGGACCCAAGCTCCGCATTATTGGAAGTTCTTGATCCTGAACAAAATAAATCATTTTATGACAACTTTCTTGAGATGAGCTATGATCTTTCAAAAGTGATGTTCATTGCTACCGCCAACTCTCTTTCCACAATACAGACTCCTCTTCTGGACAGAACGGAGATCATTCAGATTGCCGGATATACCCTGGAGGAAAAAATTGAGATCGCTAAAAGACATTTAATCAGGAAGCAACAGGATGAAAATGGGCTGGATGCAAAATCATTCAAACTTGGAAATCCTGAACTGAAGCATATTATAGAGGCGCATACATCGGAAAGCGGCGTAAGGACTCTGGAAAAAAGAATTGCTGCCATCGCACGATGGGTAGCACTTCAGACTGCCCTGGTAAAAGAATATGATCCAAAAATTTCAATAGAAAAAGTAGATGAAATTCTTGGGGTTCCAAGACCAAAAAGCTTATCCGAAATTACGGGAGTTCCAGGGGTGGTAACAGGCCTTGCCTGGACCAGTGTAGGAGGAGATATTCTTTATATTGAAAGTATTTTAAGCAATGGAAAAGGAGCACTCACCATGACCGGAAATCTTGGAACGGTGATGAAAGAATCTGCCACCATTGCTCTTGAATATATCAAGGCAAGGCATGATGAACTGGGAATTCCTCAGGAAGATCTGGATAAGAAAAACATTCACGTTCACGTTCCTGAAGGGGCAACACCTAAAGACGGGCCGTCTGCCGGGATTGCAATGCTTACTTCTATGGTCTCTTCTTTCAAAAACAAGAAGGTAAAACCTCACCTTGCGATGACAGGGGAAATTACTTTAAGAGGAAAAGTACTTCCTGTAGGAGGAATCAAGGAAAAACTTCTGGCGGCAACAAGAGCAGGAATTAAAGATGTTATCCTCTGTGAAGCCAACAGAAAAGACGTGGAAGAAATTAAAAAAGATTATTTAAATGATCTTAGAGTACACTACGTGAACAGAATGGAAGAAGTGATTGACATCGCCATTGAAGCATAA
- a CDS encoding AI-2E family transporter, with protein sequence MNFLRLPFLVKLTLVVISIIGLGYLLALGQSILAPFFLAFLMAMLFLPAATFMERKLRFPRSMSTMTSVFIMLIILGGIIYFFTNQLSDFSKDLPHLKEQFTTVFNGLQHWVSKTFNVKVDEQVDYINQGLNKLLSSSGVILGFTFGIFSTGFGFIIFFTLFFIFILNYRRLLNNFIVTVFNERHKASVQEAVSEIRIMTKKYIFGLFLQVIIVSVLTSILLTVLGVKYAILLGVLTGLLNVIPYLGIFISLLISCFIAFATSTPSTCIYVALGYIGIHAIDGNIVLPFVVGSKVKINALFSFIGILLGEHLWGIAGMFLCIPAIAIIKIICERVDDLKPWGRLLGEEQKPNKKKKSYKISKNITLKEMD encoded by the coding sequence ATGAATTTTCTTAGACTTCCTTTCCTTGTCAAGCTTACGCTTGTGGTGATTTCTATCATCGGCCTTGGCTATCTTTTAGCATTGGGGCAGAGTATTTTAGCTCCGTTTTTCCTCGCTTTCCTGATGGCAATGCTGTTTTTGCCGGCGGCCACTTTTATGGAAAGAAAATTAAGGTTTCCGAGATCTATGTCAACCATGACTTCGGTATTTATCATGCTGATTATTTTGGGCGGAATCATTTATTTCTTTACCAATCAGCTCTCTGATTTCAGCAAGGATCTTCCTCATCTCAAGGAACAGTTTACGACAGTTTTCAATGGGCTCCAGCACTGGGTTTCCAAGACATTTAATGTAAAAGTAGATGAACAGGTAGATTATATCAATCAGGGATTGAATAAACTTTTGTCTTCTTCGGGGGTTATTCTGGGTTTTACGTTTGGAATTTTTTCAACGGGATTCGGGTTTATTATATTTTTCACCCTGTTTTTTATCTTTATTTTAAATTACAGAAGGCTTTTAAATAATTTTATTGTTACTGTTTTCAACGAAAGACATAAAGCCAGTGTACAGGAAGCGGTGAGTGAAATCCGTATCATGACGAAGAAATATATCTTCGGGCTTTTTCTCCAGGTGATCATTGTATCTGTTCTTACCTCCATTCTTCTTACTGTTTTGGGGGTAAAATATGCTATTCTTCTGGGAGTTCTTACAGGATTATTAAATGTCATTCCCTATCTTGGAATTTTTATTTCTCTTTTAATTTCCTGCTTTATAGCATTTGCCACCTCCACTCCTTCAACGTGTATCTATGTGGCTTTGGGGTATATAGGGATTCATGCAATAGACGGAAATATTGTTCTGCCTTTTGTTGTAGGCTCAAAAGTAAAAATCAATGCTTTGTTTTCTTTTATCGGTATTCTTTTAGGAGAGCATCTTTGGGGAATTGCTGGAATGTTCCTGTGTATTCCGGCCATCGCAATTATAAAAATTATCTGTGAGAGAGTAGATGATCTTAAACCTTGGGGAAGGTTACTGGGGGAAGAGCAGAAGCCTAATAAAAAGAAAAAAAGCTACAAAATTTCTAAGAATATTACGCTGAAAGAAATGGACTAG
- a CDS encoding DoxX family protein, whose protein sequence is MKIIKFIVCLLFGLMFINAGLNKFFNYMPMEKPTPEQMKLFAAFGEISWLMPLVGIVEVIGGLLFIFPKTRALGAIVILPVMVGIVTHVFTMDKSPMGMGIAGVMFLINLWMIIDNKEKYKHLVS, encoded by the coding sequence ATGAAAATAATAAAATTCATTGTGTGTTTACTTTTCGGGCTTATGTTTATTAATGCCGGACTGAACAAGTTTTTTAATTATATGCCAATGGAAAAACCTACTCCTGAGCAGATGAAGCTCTTTGCTGCTTTTGGAGAAATCAGCTGGCTGATGCCTTTAGTGGGAATTGTAGAAGTCATTGGTGGATTATTATTCATCTTTCCAAAAACAAGAGCTCTGGGAGCCATTGTAATTTTACCTGTCATGGTAGGAATTGTGACCCATGTCTTTACGATGGATAAGTCTCCTATGGGAATGGGTATCGCCGGTGTGATGTTCCTGATCAACCTATGGATGATTATTGACAATAAAGAAAAATACAAACATTTAGTTTCATAA
- a CDS encoding acyl-CoA dehydrogenase family protein, which translates to MSNTFSKIRNAIGLFTSIDFDQLSAISQKVDLPKLMHNFSKLDDKQLSGLMKMLDPEKKKKELPPIDGDFYDIYHTLTPEQREIQLKVRAFMEKEVKPLVNHYWLRDEFPFELIPKFQKLDICGVTYEGYGCPGMPFLMEGVIAMEMARVDASIATFFGVQSGLAMGSIYICGSEEQKQKWLPQMQKFEKIGAFGLTEPEVGSGAAGGLTVTCKKTPEGWVLNGQKKWIGNATFADLIIIWARDLDSGDVKGFIVEKDNPGYSVEKIKGKMALRIVQNGLITLKDCIVTEENRLQNANSFKDTGKVLRMTRAGVAWMATGCARGAYESALDYTRKREQFGRPIASFQMIQGHLVEMLSNLTAMQTMVFRLSEMQDEGILKDEHASLAKVFCTLRTRDIVSRAREVMGGNGILLEYDVARFVADAEAIYSYEGTKEINSLIVGRSITGFSAFV; encoded by the coding sequence ATGTCAAATACTTTTTCCAAAATCAGAAATGCAATAGGATTATTCACATCCATAGATTTTGATCAGTTGAGTGCTATTTCTCAAAAAGTAGACCTGCCCAAACTGATGCATAATTTTTCAAAACTGGATGATAAACAGCTTTCCGGGCTCATGAAAATGCTTGATCCCGAAAAGAAAAAGAAAGAACTTCCTCCCATTGACGGAGATTTTTATGATATCTACCACACGCTTACTCCCGAACAGCGTGAAATTCAGCTTAAAGTAAGAGCATTCATGGAAAAAGAAGTAAAACCTCTTGTGAATCACTACTGGCTCAGAGATGAATTTCCTTTTGAACTGATCCCGAAATTCCAGAAACTGGATATATGCGGGGTTACTTATGAAGGGTATGGCTGCCCGGGAATGCCCTTTCTTATGGAAGGAGTTATTGCTATGGAAATGGCAAGAGTAGATGCTTCCATAGCAACATTTTTCGGAGTACAATCCGGACTGGCCATGGGTTCTATCTATATTTGCGGATCTGAAGAACAGAAGCAAAAATGGCTTCCACAGATGCAGAAATTTGAAAAAATAGGCGCTTTCGGACTTACAGAACCGGAAGTAGGTTCCGGAGCAGCAGGCGGACTTACTGTAACCTGTAAAAAAACACCCGAAGGCTGGGTTCTGAACGGCCAGAAAAAATGGATCGGGAATGCTACATTTGCAGATCTGATCATTATCTGGGCTAGAGATCTGGACAGCGGGGATGTCAAAGGATTTATTGTAGAAAAAGATAATCCCGGATATTCTGTAGAAAAAATCAAAGGGAAAATGGCTCTGAGGATTGTTCAGAACGGATTGATTACTTTAAAAGACTGTATCGTAACTGAAGAAAACCGTTTGCAGAATGCCAACTCCTTTAAAGATACAGGAAAAGTGTTGAGAATGACCAGAGCGGGAGTCGCATGGATGGCCACAGGATGTGCACGAGGAGCTTACGAAAGTGCATTAGATTATACCCGAAAAAGAGAGCAGTTTGGGAGGCCTATTGCTTCATTCCAAATGATCCAGGGGCACCTGGTAGAAATGTTGTCTAACCTTACTGCCATGCAGACCATGGTTTTCAGATTATCTGAAATGCAGGATGAAGGCATTTTAAAAGATGAGCATGCTTCCTTAGCCAAAGTTTTCTGTACCCTGAGAACAAGGGATATTGTTTCAAGAGCAAGAGAGGTGATGGGAGGTAACGGAATTCTTCTGGAGTACGATGTGGCCAGATTTGTTGCCGATGCAGAGGCTATCTATTCCTATGAAGGAACAAAAGAAATTAACTCGCTCATCGTAGGACGGTCGATCACAGGTTTCAGTGCTTTTGTATAG
- a CDS encoding DUF4349 domain-containing protein: MKTTYIKLSLFTVLLLGIYSCKKGEVAETDLNAYATADSAAVTVSDSISSVAEMKVKDKQFIKTADVNMEVKDVYNATIAIEKSVQELGGFVTNSNLQSNVVSENTYNTSDEEAMLVKKYQTENRMQVRIPTEKLGELLTAINTNKLFLNSRSINAEDVTASIKYAELEGKRNQKTSENISKLKTNKDKVTLDDENMSEGNVQKLQSMNMTDDLKYSTIDIYIKEPQLRIAEIAVTNTTSIDHKYKYNFIYDAKDGLVYGFYLIQRIIVALINVWPLLLIAVAIIYFLRKRKTIKPGQSKIQE, from the coding sequence ATGAAAACCACTTACATTAAATTATCCCTATTTACAGTTCTTTTATTAGGCATCTATTCCTGTAAAAAGGGAGAGGTTGCAGAGACAGATCTTAATGCTTATGCAACAGCAGATTCTGCTGCCGTTACGGTATCAGACAGTATTTCATCTGTCGCAGAGATGAAGGTAAAAGACAAACAATTCATCAAAACTGCGGATGTCAACATGGAAGTAAAAGATGTGTACAATGCAACCATTGCTATTGAAAAATCAGTACAGGAGCTTGGCGGATTTGTTACCAATAGCAACCTTCAGAGTAATGTAGTTTCTGAAAACACATACAATACATCCGATGAGGAAGCCATGCTGGTGAAAAAATATCAGACAGAGAACAGAATGCAGGTGCGTATTCCTACAGAAAAGCTCGGTGAATTACTGACAGCCATTAATACAAACAAATTGTTTCTTAACTCAAGATCCATCAATGCGGAAGATGTAACTGCCAGCATCAAATATGCTGAGCTGGAAGGAAAAAGGAATCAGAAAACTTCTGAAAATATCAGTAAGCTAAAAACAAATAAAGATAAAGTAACGCTGGACGACGAAAATATGTCCGAAGGAAATGTTCAAAAGCTGCAAAGCATGAATATGACAGATGACCTGAAATACAGCACCATAGACATCTATATTAAAGAACCTCAATTGCGTATTGCAGAAATTGCCGTTACCAATACTACAAGCATTGATCATAAATACAAATATAATTTCATCTATGATGCAAAAGATGGTTTGGTGTACGGTTTCTATCTGATTCAGAGAATCATAGTGGCTCTTATCAATGTGTGGCCCCTCCTATTAATTGCTGTGGCAATCATCTATTTTTTAAGAAAAAGAAAAACTATAAAGCCTGGGCAATCAAAGATTCAGGAATAA
- a CDS encoding TraB/GumN family protein: MKNLIKLGFAALLSVSSMTAKAQNTDNGKDNSLLWEVSGKGLTKPSYITGTFHILCSKDFEIKPKVLKALEKSDNFVMEINYTDPAEMMSMQKMFQADKKISDQLSPEEAKELNTILANYGTDLKSVDTSSPQALYALLSTKAIPCPKTEIKFYEMELLQKAIKDRKNIKGLEKVDDQMKAINKAYDLKTTITQLKMDKEYQILFSQMIEAFKNENVQSLYSLFKDERFMNSQQEKAMLTDRNQNWVKIMPEIMQKEGSFFAVGGSHLMGDNGIIPLLKAKGYTVKPVSGL; the protein is encoded by the coding sequence ATGAAAAATTTAATAAAACTTGGGTTCGCCGCATTATTATCAGTGAGCTCTATGACTGCAAAAGCACAGAATACAGACAACGGAAAAGACAACAGCCTGCTTTGGGAAGTCTCAGGGAAAGGCCTTACCAAGCCCTCTTATATTACCGGAACTTTTCATATCTTATGCAGTAAAGATTTTGAGATTAAACCTAAGGTATTGAAAGCTCTTGAGAAATCCGACAACTTTGTTATGGAAATCAATTATACGGACCCTGCTGAAATGATGTCAATGCAAAAAATGTTTCAGGCGGATAAAAAAATATCGGATCAGCTTTCCCCGGAAGAGGCCAAAGAACTGAATACGATACTTGCCAACTATGGAACAGATCTGAAAAGTGTAGACACTTCAAGCCCGCAAGCACTTTATGCCTTGCTCTCCACCAAAGCAATTCCCTGTCCAAAAACAGAAATAAAGTTTTATGAAATGGAACTCCTGCAGAAAGCCATAAAAGACAGGAAGAACATCAAAGGACTGGAAAAGGTAGATGATCAGATGAAAGCCATCAACAAAGCTTATGATCTGAAAACCACCATTACCCAACTGAAGATGGACAAGGAATATCAAATATTATTCAGTCAGATGATCGAAGCTTTTAAAAATGAAAATGTACAGTCACTTTACAGTCTTTTTAAAGATGAAAGGTTTATGAATTCTCAACAGGAAAAAGCAATGCTGACCGACAGAAATCAAAACTGGGTAAAAATAATGCCGGAAATAATGCAAAAGGAAGGGTCTTTCTTTGCCGTCGGAGGCTCTCATCTTATGGGTGACAACGGAATTATCCCTCTTCTTAAAGCTAAAGGCTACACTGTAAAACCTGTATCAGGGTTATAA
- a CDS encoding RNA polymerase sigma factor, translated as MSNSTETAFLKLVNQHKGILYKASRIYADSVEDREDLQQEILIQLWKSYQNFKGNSEFSTWMYRVAINTAITYLKKEKQRSHNHKEAPSHFELPQEDYNPTKDRQLEIFYNAVQELNSLEKAVIFYFMEGISHKEIGNHLGLSEGNARVKLNRTKEKIQQIIKKSGYEF; from the coding sequence GTGAGTAACTCAACTGAAACTGCTTTTTTAAAGCTTGTCAACCAGCACAAAGGCATTTTATACAAGGCCTCAAGGATCTATGCAGATTCTGTAGAGGACCGCGAGGACCTGCAGCAGGAGATTCTTATCCAGCTTTGGAAATCCTATCAAAATTTCAAAGGGAACAGCGAATTTTCTACCTGGATGTACCGGGTTGCCATCAACACTGCAATTACGTATTTAAAAAAAGAAAAGCAAAGATCTCATAATCATAAGGAGGCGCCTTCTCATTTTGAATTACCGCAGGAAGATTATAATCCTACCAAAGACAGACAGCTGGAAATTTTCTACAATGCCGTTCAGGAACTGAATTCCCTGGAAAAAGCCGTTATATTCTATTTCATGGAAGGAATATCACACAAAGAAATAGGTAATCATCTCGGTCTCAGCGAAGGCAATGCCCGCGTAAAACTCAACAGAACAAAAGAAAAAATACAGCAAATCATAAAAAAATCAGGTTATGAATTTTGA